A stretch of the Geovibrio thiophilus genome encodes the following:
- the nrfD gene encoding NrfD/PsrC family molybdoenzyme membrane anchor subunit, with product MAAHTENHGKSFLKSLIVNNKDIPAMPFIILGLVLCAVGAFAVITVFVKGHHESYGVTRQVPWGLLISSYAYFVIISTGIAFIGGLGHAFGYEKYAKISKRIVVLATIVLLAGFTQILMEIGNPLRMVYMMISPNFKAPIFWMGMFYGIELVILAFELYLIFKPNQTESDHKLAAVAGFLALLVGVLATSNLGYVFGSLNARDWYHGIYFSTFLVVSGVTAGAALLILVHTIVYKGSLPQELKPSMVSLGKLMGGGIGVMIFLYLWKMLSSIFTEPGDAYMSVMALVSGPLSFNFWFGEMLLAVVLPLALIVTAKGSIKKLSLAGFLFLIGLFFTRYDFVVAGQLPPMREGFAGSGVVTNAAGLAMYSPSALEWLIYLFGFGVFFLLYFSAEKFLNLETEAHH from the coding sequence ATGGCAGCACATACAGAAAACCACGGAAAATCCTTTTTGAAGTCCCTTATAGTTAATAATAAGGACATTCCCGCAATGCCTTTTATAATCCTAGGGCTTGTTCTCTGCGCCGTGGGTGCATTCGCGGTTATCACTGTGTTCGTAAAAGGACACCACGAATCATACGGAGTAACCAGACAGGTTCCTTGGGGACTTCTGATCTCCTCATACGCCTATTTCGTGATTATCTCCACGGGTATAGCGTTCATAGGCGGTCTCGGGCATGCCTTCGGGTATGAAAAATACGCGAAGATCAGCAAGAGGATTGTCGTTCTGGCGACTATAGTTCTCCTTGCCGGATTCACGCAAATCCTTATGGAGATAGGCAACCCGCTGAGAATGGTTTATATGATGATAAGCCCGAACTTCAAGGCGCCTATTTTCTGGATGGGTATGTTCTACGGCATAGAGCTTGTTATCCTCGCCTTTGAGCTTTACCTGATCTTCAAGCCGAACCAGACTGAAAGCGACCATAAACTCGCCGCAGTTGCGGGCTTTCTCGCCCTCCTTGTGGGTGTACTCGCCACAAGCAACCTCGGCTATGTTTTCGGCTCACTCAACGCAAGAGACTGGTATCACGGAATATACTTTTCCACATTCCTTGTGGTTTCGGGTGTAACAGCCGGAGCGGCGCTGCTCATACTGGTTCACACAATAGTTTACAAAGGCTCTCTTCCCCAAGAGCTCAAGCCCTCTATGGTCTCCCTCGGCAAGCTGATGGGCGGCGGAATAGGGGTGATGATATTTCTTTACCTTTGGAAGATGCTTTCATCAATATTCACTGAACCGGGCGATGCTTATATGTCCGTTATGGCGCTTGTCAGCGGTCCCCTGAGCTTCAACTTCTGGTTCGGTGAAATGCTTCTCGCGGTTGTTCTGCCCCTTGCGCTTATAGTTACCGCTAAGGGAAGCATCAAAAAGCTGAGCCTTGCGGGTTTCCTTTTCCTTATCGGTCTGTTTTTCACAAGGTATGACTTTGTGGTGGCGGGTCAGCTTCCTCCTATGAGGGAAGGGTTCGCGGGTTCTGGTGTGGTCACGAATGCCGCAGGGCTTGCCATGTACAGTCCTTCCGCTCTTGAGTGGCTTATTTATCTCTTCGGTTTCGGCGTCTTCTTTCTGCTGTATTTCTCAGCGGAGAAGTTCCTTAACCTTGAGACAGAAGCGCATCATTAA
- a CDS encoding PLP-dependent aminotransferase family protein, with protein MTADSGKFLYEEIQELILEMVKTGKLQAGGKIPSLRETAQKLKTSVTTVMKAYMELERKGFIESRPKSGYFLVNTQMRRLPQPEATSPSPIPNPVSKFDLVMQLYYTMGKTSKISFAVAEPSSKLLPTDELAKMMKKAMAQTPNHSSYETIGGLPELKNQIAYHMLSNGITMPTDKMIITSGGSEAIYLALKILTKPGDSVIVESPCYFGYTNILHALGIYALELPTHPVTGIDKEALRRALMRDDVKAAIIQPNYNNPLGCLIPERDRQEITEMFRSSGAVIIEDDIYGDLPHEGERPSTLYQYDRESVIYVSSFSKTIAPGYRVAWMCSEKYLTPMFKYKASTTVDTVRPTQLALAEYLASGKYTRHLKKFRGTCASLVASFTNAISKYFPEGTRITRPKGGFILWLELPETADTLAIYQRASHEGIGFAPGTVFSSQDKYNNCMRINCAVVWNDETEMYLKRLGELCHKALKE; from the coding sequence ATGACGGCTGACAGCGGAAAATTCCTTTACGAAGAGATACAGGAACTGATCCTAGAAATGGTGAAAACAGGAAAACTGCAAGCGGGAGGAAAGATTCCTTCCCTGCGGGAGACTGCGCAGAAGCTGAAAACCAGCGTTACCACTGTTATGAAAGCTTATATGGAACTTGAGCGCAAGGGCTTCATAGAATCACGCCCGAAATCGGGCTATTTCCTTGTGAATACACAGATGCGCAGGCTCCCCCAGCCTGAAGCGACAAGCCCCTCACCTATCCCGAATCCCGTAAGCAAGTTTGATCTTGTGATGCAGCTTTACTATACAATGGGCAAAACCAGCAAAATATCCTTCGCCGTGGCGGAACCGTCCTCAAAGCTTCTGCCTACCGATGAGCTTGCGAAGATGATGAAAAAGGCTATGGCGCAGACACCGAACCATTCGTCATACGAGACAATCGGCGGTCTGCCGGAACTAAAAAACCAGATAGCCTATCACATGCTCTCAAACGGAATAACAATGCCCACAGATAAGATGATCATCACATCCGGCGGTTCGGAGGCGATTTACCTTGCCCTCAAAATACTCACCAAACCCGGGGACAGCGTAATTGTCGAGTCACCCTGCTATTTCGGCTATACAAACATTCTCCACGCGTTGGGCATCTATGCCCTTGAGCTTCCCACACACCCCGTGACAGGGATAGACAAGGAGGCTCTCCGCCGTGCCCTGATGAGGGATGACGTGAAAGCGGCAATCATCCAGCCCAACTACAACAACCCTCTCGGCTGCCTGATCCCCGAAAGAGACAGGCAGGAGATTACAGAGATGTTCCGCAGCAGCGGAGCGGTGATAATTGAGGATGACATATACGGCGACCTGCCCCATGAGGGGGAGCGCCCCTCCACGCTGTACCAGTATGACAGGGAATCTGTTATATACGTGTCCTCCTTCTCCAAAACAATCGCCCCCGGATACAGAGTTGCGTGGATGTGCTCGGAAAAATATCTCACACCCATGTTCAAATACAAGGCGTCCACCACGGTAGACACCGTACGCCCCACTCAGCTTGCACTGGCGGAGTATCTTGCATCCGGAAAATACACCCGCCACCTCAAGAAATTCAGAGGCACATGCGCCTCCTTAGTCGCCTCCTTCACCAACGCAATATCTAAATATTTTCCCGAAGGGACAAGAATCACCCGCCCCAAAGGGGGATTCATTCTCTGGCTGGAGCTGCCGGAAACGGCGGACACTCTTGCTATTTATCAGCGTGCCTCCCACGAGGGGATAGGCTTCGCCCCGGGAACGGTGTTCTCATCGCAGGACAAATACAATAACTGCATGCGCATAAACTGCGCCGTGGTATGGAATGACGAAACTGAAATGTATCTGAAGCGTCTGGGCGAACTCTGCCACAAGGCGCTCAAGGAATAA
- a CDS encoding ATP-binding protein, whose protein sequence is MEQNKNGFAEKLKLVLIAVILLNLIHAVIHIQSYTRNIETYKHHIIDMGINSLKSLEGGRRAFMGSRFAGTDRLKRFVEELSRQNSVLNMVIFDENGNIEVNPSPEYTPPYMGEISGYSIVEGRDTITIYTSLKTFSSQNHEHMQNRPQQGQRLMQELTNPDNFQDITVALVMDSSAVALAKRQMYTGLAQIGIILVFLIIAYVLVIRFIKLHLIQIERLKKVEQEAEMGKMSHILAHEIRNPLSSISGLISFAAKKEQSPDIKDILSHTTDEINRLNTIVNDFLTFGKELKADMQNISVGALVDKTVNLLSADFRSKSVRPVIEGEDALIKVDADKMLQVLFNLLLNALQASPEHGTVEIRYSEKGISVKNDVAGEAPEKSRLFEPFYTTKAKGSGLGLAVVKRICALHGFQAEVTNTNPFIIELKFGR, encoded by the coding sequence ATGGAACAGAACAAAAACGGATTCGCGGAAAAACTTAAGCTTGTGCTTATAGCGGTAATACTGCTCAACCTGATTCACGCTGTAATCCACATACAGTCCTATACCAGAAACATTGAGACTTATAAACACCATATAATCGACATGGGCATAAACTCCCTGAAATCGCTGGAAGGCGGCAGGCGGGCGTTCATGGGCTCCAGATTCGCAGGCACGGACAGGCTGAAACGCTTCGTGGAGGAACTGAGCAGACAGAACTCAGTCCTGAATATGGTAATCTTCGACGAAAACGGAAACATAGAGGTAAATCCGTCACCGGAATACACACCGCCTTATATGGGCGAAATCAGCGGATATTCCATTGTCGAAGGCAGAGACACCATTACGATATACACATCGCTCAAAACATTCAGCAGCCAGAATCATGAACATATGCAGAACCGCCCTCAGCAGGGACAGAGACTCATGCAGGAGCTGACCAACCCCGACAACTTTCAGGATATAACAGTTGCACTAGTCATGGATTCCTCCGCAGTGGCTCTGGCAAAACGGCAGATGTACACAGGGCTGGCGCAGATAGGAATTATACTGGTTTTTCTCATTATCGCCTATGTGCTTGTCATACGCTTCATAAAGCTGCATCTTATACAGATAGAACGCCTGAAAAAGGTTGAGCAGGAAGCTGAAATGGGTAAAATGTCCCACATTCTCGCCCATGAGATAAGAAATCCGCTCAGCTCAATCTCCGGACTGATAAGCTTCGCCGCCAAAAAGGAGCAGAGCCCCGACATAAAAGATATTTTATCCCACACCACGGACGAAATAAACAGGCTGAACACCATTGTGAACGACTTCCTCACCTTCGGCAAGGAGCTCAAGGCGGATATGCAGAATATCTCAGTCGGCGCTCTGGTGGACAAAACAGTGAACCTTCTCTCCGCAGATTTCAGAAGCAAATCAGTACGCCCCGTAATAGAAGGCGAGGACGCGCTGATAAAAGTTGATGCAGACAAGATGCTTCAGGTGCTGTTCAATCTCCTCCTCAACGCATTGCAGGCATCGCCGGAGCACGGAACTGTGGAAATACGTTACAGCGAAAAAGGCATAAGCGTTAAAAACGATGTGGCAGGAGAAGCGCCTGAAAAAAGCAGACTGTTTGAGCCCTTCTACACCACAAAGGCAAAAGGTTCCGGTCTGGGGCTTGCCGTGGTGAAAAGAATCTGCGCTCTCCACGGCTTTCAGGCGGAAGTGACAAATACCAACCCCTTTATTATAGAATTAAAATTCGGCAGGTAA
- a CDS encoding rhodanese-like domain-containing protein has translation MVSRILMAAVFSMALFAAGCGTAKKEVAAPAEAAKAKSVAEQIIEAGFEMVKFDEVKKVVGDGMFNASRGVLVDARPERTFDQGHIPGSVNVPDNKFEQFFPVLAEKKVTKDTYIITYCGGVDCIKSLYDAKMLKDKGYTNIKIYLDGMPDWTKQGQAIEIGFETAKKLQADGKTLFVDARPERVFAKSTIPGSVNVPDNKFEEFKNLLPAEKSETFVVYCGGYECVKSHIVAEEAMKLGYKKPLIYAGGLPEWEKMGGTMSAAAPKAAAAAAPAGAIKQGAEPGSVDKDYFKTLVPSRPANIIIVDVRTPAEFQNGHIEGAINIDVNKIYKEGCEAVTALLPKEGDVIFHCASGGRAGEMYFGLVEDCNFAQKERLHFLDAHVKFSNAQCIVE, from the coding sequence ATGGTAAGCAGAATTCTTATGGCTGCCGTGTTCAGCATGGCTCTTTTTGCCGCAGGCTGCGGAACGGCGAAGAAGGAGGTTGCCGCCCCCGCCGAGGCTGCAAAAGCTAAATCTGTTGCGGAACAGATTATTGAAGCCGGTTTTGAAATGGTCAAATTCGATGAAGTTAAAAAGGTTGTCGGTGACGGCATGTTCAACGCTTCAAGAGGTGTTCTTGTTGACGCGCGCCCCGAACGCACATTCGATCAGGGACACATCCCCGGTTCAGTGAATGTTCCGGACAACAAGTTTGAGCAGTTCTTCCCTGTTCTCGCTGAAAAGAAAGTGACTAAAGACACTTACATAATCACTTACTGCGGCGGTGTTGACTGCATAAAAAGCCTTTATGACGCTAAAATGCTCAAAGACAAAGGTTATACAAACATAAAAATCTACCTTGACGGTATGCCCGACTGGACAAAACAGGGGCAGGCGATCGAAATAGGCTTTGAAACAGCGAAAAAGCTTCAGGCAGACGGCAAAACTCTTTTCGTTGACGCACGTCCCGAAAGAGTTTTCGCCAAAAGCACAATCCCCGGTTCTGTCAATGTTCCTGATAACAAATTTGAAGAGTTCAAAAACCTTCTTCCCGCTGAAAAAAGCGAAACTTTCGTTGTTTACTGCGGCGGCTATGAATGTGTGAAATCACACATCGTGGCCGAAGAAGCCATGAAACTCGGCTACAAGAAACCCCTCATCTACGCCGGCGGTCTTCCCGAGTGGGAAAAAATGGGCGGAACAATGTCTGCTGCCGCTCCTAAGGCTGCCGCTGCCGCCGCACCCGCAGGCGCAATCAAACAGGGTGCCGAACCCGGCTCCGTTGACAAGGACTACTTTAAGACTCTTGTTCCTTCCAGACCCGCGAATATCATTATTGTTGATGTAAGGACTCCCGCTGAATTCCAGAACGGTCACATTGAAGGCGCAATAAACATAGACGTGAACAAAATATATAAAGAAGGCTGCGAGGCTGTGACTGCTCTTCTTCCTAAAGAAGGAGACGTCATTTTCCACTGCGCCTCAGGCGGCAGAGCGGGCGAAATGTATTTCGGTCTTGTAGAGGACTGCAACTTCGCTCAGAAGGAAAGACTCCACTTCCTTGACGCTCACGTAAAATTCAGCAACGCTCAGTGCATAGTTGAATAA
- the mobA gene encoding molybdenum cofactor guanylyltransferase, giving the protein MLLNVALLAGGQSRRFGSDKALALFRGKPLIEYISEKFVREGFNVSVISKDVTKYLNVLSGSVEHVEDIYEQQCPLAGIITALRHFRSPVFVISTDAPAVPAGAVKAVLSALEGYDAAVPDAFGKIHPLIAAYSPSCLDVLMKQFETGNFRLRDALSSLNTRYLDDSFFCGLGFDSSMFSNINRREDMEILNNTVSGR; this is encoded by the coding sequence ATGCTTTTGAATGTAGCTCTCCTTGCGGGCGGGCAGAGCAGGCGCTTCGGTTCCGACAAGGCTCTGGCTCTTTTCCGCGGAAAACCTCTTATTGAGTATATATCCGAAAAGTTTGTCCGTGAAGGGTTCAATGTTTCCGTCATATCAAAGGACGTTACAAAGTACCTGAATGTTCTCAGCGGTTCAGTTGAGCATGTGGAGGACATCTACGAGCAGCAGTGCCCGCTGGCGGGTATAATCACCGCGCTGCGCCATTTCCGTTCTCCGGTATTTGTTATCTCCACCGATGCTCCGGCTGTTCCCGCAGGAGCTGTGAAGGCTGTTCTCAGTGCGCTGGAAGGGTATGACGCCGCAGTGCCGGACGCTTTCGGCAAGATTCACCCGCTTATCGCCGCTTACTCGCCCTCATGTCTGGATGTGCTGATGAAGCAGTTTGAAACAGGCAATTTCCGCCTGAGAGACGCTCTTTCATCTCTGAATACCCGCTATCTGGACGATTCCTTCTTCTGTGGTCTCGGTTTTGACAGCTCTATGTTCTCCAATATTAACCGCAGGGAGGATATGGAGATCTTGAACAATACGGTTTCCGGCAGGTAG
- a CDS encoding 4Fe-4S dicluster domain-containing protein: MATKKFGIVLDAKKCLNCKACTVACKFENMIHPGENEYRIWVTELELKGVYPNISQEYQPSQCQHCENTPCASVCPTKATYKSAEGVVLIDYDKCILCKACMTACPYDARYENVHLHAIDKCTFCYQRQPEGREPACVETCPTRVRVFGDLNDPESEASKVLARNHSYQLKPEKNTKPRLHYIK; the protein is encoded by the coding sequence ATGGCTACTAAAAAATTCGGCATAGTTCTTGATGCCAAAAAATGCCTCAACTGCAAGGCATGTACCGTTGCCTGCAAGTTTGAGAATATGATCCACCCGGGCGAAAACGAATACAGGATATGGGTTACCGAGCTTGAGCTGAAAGGGGTTTATCCTAATATTTCGCAGGAATATCAGCCCTCTCAGTGCCAGCACTGCGAGAACACCCCCTGCGCCAGCGTCTGCCCCACGAAGGCGACCTACAAATCCGCCGAGGGTGTGGTGCTCATCGACTATGACAAGTGCATTCTCTGTAAAGCATGTATGACAGCATGCCCCTATGACGCGAGATATGAAAACGTTCACCTTCACGCCATAGACAAATGCACCTTCTGCTATCAGCGCCAGCCTGAGGGCAGAGAACCGGCATGTGTTGAGACATGCCCCACCAGAGTCAGGGTTTTCGGCGATCTTAACGATCCCGAAAGTGAAGCAAGCAAAGTGCTTGCCCGTAATCACTCATATCAGCTTAAGCCGGAGAAAAATACCAAACCCCGGCTTCACTACATAAAATAA
- a CDS encoding sigma-54-dependent transcriptional regulator encodes MAGRILIVDDESNHRLMMKLHLEDSGYKTEEASNGAEALIKLDDFEPDVILLDMKMDIMDGLTFLTHVSRRGLAVPVIVITAFSSVKTAVEAMKLGAADYLTKPVDIEHMLETVAKTLTEKTVIPPLEYAEEYGFEGVYSADGLGKIIEQLKMVAPLNATVLVLGESGTGKELIARSIHTNSPRKNKPFIAVNCAALNENLIESELFGHMKGSFTGASSNKEGRFELADGGTIFLDEIGELPPQVQAKLLRVLQDRTFERVGGIRTVTTDARIVAATNKDLKTLSEKGEFREDLYFRLSVFPVNLPPLRERTQEIEPLVNYFISKYAQRFGKLIKGAERNYIDKLKKYSFPGNIRELENIVERSVILSKSERLTPDTLPPLEIKNGCGSLDMRDNEKDLIIKALEKTGGNKTKAAEVLGISRRTLHSKINEFGIK; translated from the coding sequence ATGGCTGGCAGAATACTTATCGTTGATGATGAATCCAACCACAGACTGATGATGAAGCTCCACCTTGAGGACAGCGGATACAAAACGGAAGAGGCCTCAAACGGTGCGGAAGCGCTTATTAAGCTTGATGATTTTGAGCCGGATGTAATCCTGCTTGACATGAAGATGGATATAATGGACGGATTGACCTTTCTTACCCACGTGAGCAGGCGGGGACTGGCTGTGCCTGTCATAGTGATAACGGCATTCTCAAGCGTTAAAACCGCTGTGGAAGCTATGAAGCTCGGCGCCGCTGATTATCTCACCAAGCCTGTGGACATTGAGCACATGCTTGAGACAGTGGCAAAAACACTGACTGAAAAAACTGTTATACCCCCGCTTGAATACGCCGAGGAATACGGCTTTGAGGGAGTTTACTCCGCCGACGGACTGGGAAAAATTATAGAACAGCTTAAGATGGTGGCTCCATTAAACGCCACTGTTCTGGTACTGGGCGAATCCGGCACGGGAAAAGAGCTTATAGCCCGTTCCATCCACACAAACTCACCCCGCAAAAACAAGCCCTTCATCGCCGTTAACTGCGCCGCCCTGAACGAAAACCTCATAGAAAGCGAGCTTTTCGGTCATATGAAAGGCTCCTTCACAGGGGCATCCTCCAATAAGGAGGGGCGCTTTGAGCTGGCGGACGGCGGAACAATATTTCTGGACGAAATAGGCGAGCTTCCCCCGCAGGTGCAGGCGAAGCTGCTTCGTGTTTTGCAGGACAGAACATTTGAAAGAGTGGGTGGAATCCGCACCGTCACCACTGACGCACGCATTGTAGCCGCCACCAACAAAGACCTGAAAACACTTTCGGAAAAAGGCGAATTCAGGGAAGATCTGTATTTCAGACTGTCTGTTTTCCCTGTGAATCTGCCGCCTCTGCGGGAAAGAACACAGGAAATTGAGCCTCTGGTGAACTACTTCATATCAAAATACGCTCAGAGATTCGGCAAACTGATCAAAGGAGCGGAAAGGAATTATATTGATAAGCTGAAAAAATATTCTTTTCCCGGCAATATCAGAGAGCTTGAAAATATAGTCGAAAGAAGCGTGATTCTCTCAAAATCGGAAAGACTTACGCCTGACACACTGCCGCCGCTGGAGATAAAAAACGGCTGCGGCTCTCTGGATATGAGGGACAACGAAAAGGATCTGATAATAAAGGCGCTGGAAAAAACAGGCGGAAACAAAACCAAGGCTGCGGAAGTTCTCGGAATCTCCCGCAGAACACTCCACAGCAAAATAAACGAATTCGGCATTAAATGA
- a CDS encoding molybdopterin-containing oxidoreductase family protein — protein sequence MKLSRRKFLAASGGAFAAAVAAANLSSLTAVAESGHGDAQTGEKGEKHIASSCEMCVNKCGFYAHVVNGRIKKLNPNPHFFKSRSMLCARGNAGAEEPYNPERLKTPLVRDGERGENKWRKISYEEAFQIVAQKLAEAKTKYENRSSVAFFSSEGLQEGSFQMLAQTYGSLNTVRHPSLCLSSTIQGWSSVYGVYPDADLANAMFVVMPGANRAEALVTPDSMDFLRYRPKGQQLVVLDPRFTNTAAKADRWYPVKPATDMAFMLGMINVIINEELYNKEFVANMTEGFEDLKAHVQQYTPEWAEKECEIPASEIRWCAREFAKYAPRSVIYPGRRTSWYVDDVAFRRACAIIPALCGCWDVPGGIVPKAGVPLKTPDVMYPFYDMVEERLDVESFGEFDNNLPDDARKEAGLPLDSVAYLGEKDGSWVRFREAVLRGEPYPVKMMMVYKQNFVEAAPNRVKTLKMMEMMDFICMIDIQMSDTAYYADLVIPESTYLERWDVVHSLAGIWPIATFRQACVEPVFQTKSMFEITAGIVDEMLKIPELWDDTDEEELEYFKEDFVEAILHAPIQDYIKYQVSGYENGYERLLKEGVIYKTDQGVYGTTKNDAYRFKTRSGKIEFTNVKYPEKGLDSLPVYRRARQPKNGQFRFILGRHGWNTHTGTQNNEYLWEIQKENTLWINSKEAFKLGIKNGDKVVVKSSVGEQSLRAEVTEKIRPDCVYYAHGFGRISKGMSLVYQKGASQAAILEDYIEPISGNAAMHETFVTVSKA from the coding sequence ATGAAGCTCAGTCGCAGGAAGTTTCTGGCGGCTTCCGGAGGGGCATTCGCAGCGGCAGTGGCAGCGGCGAATCTTTCATCCCTTACGGCAGTTGCGGAAAGCGGACACGGTGATGCGCAGACAGGGGAAAAAGGCGAAAAGCATATAGCCTCGTCCTGTGAAATGTGCGTTAACAAGTGCGGGTTTTACGCCCACGTGGTTAACGGACGCATCAAAAAGCTTAACCCCAACCCCCATTTTTTCAAAAGCCGCTCAATGCTTTGCGCAAGAGGCAACGCAGGCGCGGAAGAACCCTACAACCCCGAAAGGCTTAAAACACCTCTGGTGAGAGACGGCGAAAGAGGCGAAAATAAATGGAGAAAAATCTCTTATGAAGAGGCTTTTCAGATAGTCGCTCAGAAGCTGGCTGAAGCCAAAACAAAATATGAAAACCGTTCATCAGTGGCGTTTTTCTCATCCGAAGGGCTTCAGGAAGGCAGTTTTCAGATGCTCGCACAGACCTACGGCTCACTTAACACAGTGCGCCACCCTTCACTCTGTCTCTCTTCCACAATACAGGGCTGGTCATCCGTTTACGGAGTTTACCCCGATGCGGATCTGGCTAACGCCATGTTTGTGGTAATGCCCGGAGCAAACAGGGCAGAGGCGCTTGTAACGCCGGATTCAATGGACTTTCTGCGCTACAGACCCAAGGGTCAGCAGCTTGTTGTTCTCGATCCGAGGTTCACCAACACGGCAGCGAAGGCCGACAGGTGGTATCCTGTGAAACCGGCTACCGATATGGCTTTCATGCTCGGCATGATAAATGTGATCATAAACGAAGAGCTTTATAATAAAGAATTCGTCGCGAATATGACCGAAGGTTTTGAAGACCTTAAAGCTCATGTTCAGCAGTACACCCCTGAATGGGCTGAGAAGGAGTGTGAAATCCCCGCATCCGAAATAAGGTGGTGCGCGCGTGAGTTCGCTAAATATGCTCCCCGCTCAGTAATTTACCCGGGCAGGAGAACATCATGGTATGTGGATGACGTTGCCTTCCGCAGAGCCTGTGCGATTATCCCCGCCCTTTGCGGCTGTTGGGATGTTCCGGGCGGCATAGTTCCAAAAGCGGGTGTTCCGCTTAAGACTCCTGATGTTATGTACCCCTTCTATGATATGGTTGAGGAAAGGCTTGATGTTGAATCCTTCGGAGAGTTTGACAACAACCTGCCGGATGACGCAAGAAAAGAGGCCGGACTCCCTCTTGATTCCGTTGCTTACCTCGGCGAGAAGGACGGAAGCTGGGTCAGATTCAGGGAAGCCGTTCTCAGAGGCGAGCCTTACCCTGTCAAGATGATGATGGTCTACAAGCAGAACTTCGTGGAAGCCGCTCCCAACAGGGTCAAGACCCTGAAAATGATGGAAATGATGGACTTCATCTGTATGATAGATATACAGATGTCCGATACCGCCTACTATGCGGATCTTGTTATTCCCGAATCCACCTACCTCGAAAGATGGGACGTGGTGCACAGTCTTGCCGGTATATGGCCTATAGCCACCTTCCGTCAGGCGTGTGTTGAGCCTGTTTTCCAGACAAAATCAATGTTTGAGATCACAGCCGGCATAGTGGACGAAATGCTTAAGATTCCCGAACTTTGGGATGACACGGATGAAGAAGAGCTTGAATATTTCAAGGAAGACTTTGTCGAAGCAATACTCCACGCACCCATACAGGATTATATAAAATATCAGGTAAGCGGTTATGAAAACGGCTACGAAAGGCTCCTTAAAGAAGGCGTGATCTATAAAACCGATCAGGGTGTCTACGGCACAACCAAGAACGACGCTTACAGGTTTAAGACCAGAAGCGGGAAAATAGAATTCACCAATGTGAAATACCCTGAAAAAGGGCTTGATTCGCTCCCTGTTTACAGAAGAGCGAGACAGCCTAAAAACGGTCAGTTCCGTTTCATTCTCGGCAGACACGGCTGGAACACCCACACCGGCACACAGAACAACGAATATCTCTGGGAGATACAGAAGGAGAACACTCTCTGGATAAACTCCAAAGAGGCTTTTAAGCTCGGTATCAAAAACGGGGATAAAGTTGTTGTGAAGAGTTCAGTGGGCGAACAGTCGCTCAGAGCCGAGGTTACGGAAAAAATCCGCCCCGACTGCGTATACTATGCTCACGGCTTCGGACGTATTTCCAAGGGAATGAGCCTTGTTTACCAGAAGGGCGCCTCTCAGGCGGCGATACTTGAGGACTACATTGAACCCATCTCGGGAAACGCCGCAATGCACGAAACCTTTGTAACCGTAAGCAAGGCGTAG